From one Dysidea avara chromosome 9, odDysAvar1.4, whole genome shotgun sequence genomic stretch:
- the LOC136266384 gene encoding uncharacterized protein, giving the protein MASSAALVSAERNPLGKRLNSQTKFLLMKLWTYFEQEANKSKVSVNVKQRISKATGISESSIVRVRMEYRKKGGFSTPRKRYKRSRIRVDADSFDRDAIRRKIHSLYDKKENLSLSKILSKLQNDGVFSGGRTSLRRVLKDMGFKHRTINDKRVYYEQPRIVHQRHKYLRRMRRNRTEGKPVVYLDETWANAHDGKSRAWVEADKTTGGTIGGVSKPSGKGERLIILHAGGKDGWVPGCDWVFKAKKGSAADYHQEMNAENFERWFKEKLLPALPANCLIVMDNASYHSRHLEEQPKQKWRKAQLKEWLNKKRIAYPESSLKRDLWEIIKRAKTPARYAIDEIAGSKGHEVVRLPVAHCELNPIEMAWSQVKGHVKRNNKRFTLTEVKELVYQGFEAVTSERWQSLIKHVQEEVEDHYWEQDGLHEELLERFLIHVSSDSSDSEDGDGGDGGINDSSTTSNSESESSSEPTSSDESSDGWD; this is encoded by the exons atggcgtccagtgcagCGTTAGTGAGTGCGGAGCGAAACCCTCTTGGAAAgaggttaaacagccaaacaaaGTTTCTACTCATGAAGCTATGGACCTACTTCGAGCAAGAAGCGAACAAGTCTAAAGTTTCCGTCAATGTGAAGCAGAGAATCTCTAAGGCCACTG GGATTTCAGAGTCATCTATTGTAAGAGTGAGGATGGAGTACCGCAAGAAAGGCGGGTTTTCtacgccaagaaaaag GTACAAACGTTCACGAATCCGTGTCGATGCAGACAGTTTCGACCGGGATGCAATCAGACGGAAAATACATTCGTTATACGACAAGAAAGAAAATCTATCACTGTCGAAGATTTTG TCAAAACTccagaatgatggtgttttctccgGGGGAAGAACATCACTTAGAAGGGTATTGAAGGATATGGGATTCAAGCATAGaacgattaatgacaagag gGTATACTATGAGCAGCCCCGTATAGTCCATCAgcgtcataaatatttgagacGAATGAGgcgcaacagaactgaagggaAACCAGTGGTGtacttggatgagacttgggccAATGCGCATGATGGAAAGTCCAGAGCCTGGGTAGAGGCTGATAAGACTACTGGGGGGACTATAGGAGGAGTCAG CAAGCCATCAGGTAAAGGAGAGCGCCTTATTATCTTACATGCTGGAGGCAAAGATGGATGGGTTCCCG GTTGTGATTGGGTTTTTAAAGCCAAGAAAGGATCTGCAGCTGATTACCATCAAGAAATGAATGCAGAGAATTTTGAAAGGTGGTTTAAAGAAAAGTTACTTCCAGCATTACCAGCCAATTGTCTGATTGTAATGGACAATGCCAGTTACCATAG TCGCCACTTGGAGGAGCAACCAAAGCAAAAGTGGCGAAAAGCACAGCTGAAAGAGTGGTTAAATAAGAAAC GTATAGCATATCCAGAAAGTTCACTGAAAAGAGATCTGTGGGAAATCATCAAACGAGCAAAAACTCCTGCAAGATATGCTATAGATGAGATAGCTGGAAGTAAAG GCCATGAAGTAGTCAGACTACCAGTTGCACACTGTGAACTGAATCCTATTGAGATGGCCTGGAGTCAAGTGAAGGGACACGTAAAGCGGAACAACAAGAG GTTTACTTTGACTGAAGTTAAGGAACTGGTTTATCAAGGATTTGAGGCTGTTACATCTGAGAGGTGGCAATCTTTGATAAAGCACGTTCAAGAAGAAGTCGAAGATCATTACTGGGAACAGGATGGACTTCATGAGGAACTTCTAGAACGATTCCTCATTCACGTCAGCAGTGATAGTAgcgatagtgaagatggtgatggtggtgatggtggtattaatgactCCTCCACCACCAGCAACAGTGAGTCCGAGTCTTCTTCTGAGcctacttcatctgat GAGTCATCGGATGGCTGGGATTGA